A window of the Kosakonia radicincitans DSM 16656 genome harbors these coding sequences:
- a CDS encoding collagen-like triple helix repeat-containing protein: MVEWIYNRNGRPTVLFDDDCLRNNRGVVIAWIHGNNIYSLRGMHIGWFEGRVLYDSHNKALGFLRNPNGRLPSIPGLAGAPGVPGLAGKPGRPGLAGVPGRPGFGGWSQTILEDYF, from the coding sequence ATGGTTGAATGGATTTATAACCGAAATGGCAGGCCAACCGTATTATTTGACGATGATTGTCTAAGAAATAATCGCGGTGTAGTTATTGCGTGGATACATGGCAATAACATTTATTCACTTAGAGGAATGCATATAGGATGGTTTGAAGGTCGGGTGCTCTATGATAGTCATAACAAAGCGTTAGGATTTCTAAGAAATCCTAACGGACGTTTACCAAGCATACCAGGATTAGCTGGAGCCCCAGGAGTCCCAGGTTTAGCAGGAAAACCCGGCAGGCCAGGACTAGCAGGAGTACCAGGAAGGCCGGGGTTTGGCGGTTGGTCACAAACTATTTTAGAAGATTACTTTTAA
- a CDS encoding DNA-methyltransferase: protein MKNTVKISSIELINADCLHYIQSLPDNSIDLIVTDPPYFKVKPNGWDNQWKGDEDYLKWLDGCLAQFWRVLKPSGSIYLFCGHRLAADIELMMRRRFSVLNHIIWAKPSGRWNGCNKESLRSYFPATERVLFAEHYLGPYRPKDDGYERKGTELKQSLMAPLIEYFQNARASLGVASKEIAAATGKKNMVSHWFGASQWQLPGEADYQKLQALFTRIATEKHQRSELVQPHHQLVATYHSLNRKYCELVEEYKSLRRYFAVTSVVPYTDVWTYKPVQFYPGKHPCEKPADMLRDIINASSRPGDLVADFFMGSGSAIKEAVKLGRAAVGVELETEQFNQTVKEINEQVSRDAK, encoded by the coding sequence ATGAAAAACACTGTAAAAATATCCAGTATTGAGTTAATTAACGCTGATTGCCTGCATTACATACAATCACTTCCTGATAATTCCATTGACCTGATTGTTACCGATCCGCCTTACTTCAAGGTAAAGCCGAACGGCTGGGATAATCAGTGGAAAGGGGACGAGGATTACTTAAAGTGGCTCGACGGCTGTCTGGCACAATTCTGGCGAGTCCTCAAACCCTCGGGTAGCATCTACCTGTTTTGTGGTCATCGCCTTGCAGCCGATATCGAGTTGATGATGCGCCGCCGTTTCAGTGTGCTGAATCACATCATCTGGGCAAAACCCTCGGGCCGCTGGAACGGCTGTAACAAAGAAAGCCTGCGGTCTTACTTCCCGGCGACCGAGCGCGTTCTCTTTGCAGAGCATTATCTGGGGCCGTACAGGCCGAAAGACGATGGCTACGAGCGGAAGGGTACTGAGTTGAAGCAAAGCCTGATGGCACCCCTGATTGAGTATTTTCAGAATGCCCGCGCTTCGCTTGGTGTGGCATCGAAAGAAATTGCCGCCGCCACGGGTAAGAAAAACATGGTCTCGCACTGGTTCGGAGCCAGCCAGTGGCAACTGCCGGGCGAGGCTGATTACCAAAAGTTACAGGCGCTATTCACCCGAATAGCCACAGAGAAGCACCAGCGGAGCGAGCTGGTTCAACCCCACCACCAACTCGTGGCCACGTACCATTCGCTTAACCGTAAATACTGCGAGCTGGTGGAAGAATACAAATCTCTCCGTCGGTATTTTGCTGTTACCTCCGTGGTTCCATATACGGATGTCTGGACTTACAAGCCTGTGCAGTTTTACCCCGGAAAACACCCGTGCGAAAAGCCAGCGGACATGTTGAGGGACATTATCAACGCCAGCAGCAGGCCCGGTGATCTCGTTGCCGATTTTTTCATGGGGTCAGGATCAGCGATTAAAGAAGCGGTGAAACTGGGGCGCGCAGCTGTTGGTGTTGAACTCGAAACAGAGCAGTTCAATCAGACAGTTAAAGAAATAAACGAGCAGGTTAGCAGGGATGCTAAATAA
- a CDS encoding lysozyme codes for MMQISNKGIALIKQFEGLRLDAYQDSVGVWTIGYGWTQPVDGKPITKGMVIKQETAERLLKTGLVSYESDVSKLVKVKLTQGQFDALVSFAYNLGTRALSTSTLLKKLNAGDYDGAADEFPRWNKAGGKELAGLTRRREAEFALFMS; via the coding sequence ATGATGCAAATCAGCAATAAAGGGATCGCCTTAATCAAGCAGTTTGAAGGTCTGCGGCTTGATGCTTATCAGGACAGCGTTGGTGTGTGGACGATTGGTTATGGCTGGACGCAACCGGTGGATGGCAAACCTATCACTAAGGGCATGGTCATCAAGCAGGAAACTGCCGAGCGCCTGCTTAAAACTGGCCTGGTAAGTTACGAAAGTGATGTGTCCAAACTGGTGAAGGTGAAGCTGACTCAGGGGCAGTTTGATGCGCTGGTGTCGTTTGCCTACAACCTCGGAACGCGCGCGCTTTCCACGTCCACGCTCCTGAAAAAGCTGAATGCCGGTGATTATGACGGCGCAGCGGATGAGTTTCCGCGCTGGAATAAGGCGGGTGGTAAGGAGCTTGCCGGGCTGACCCGTCGCCGCGAGGCAGAGTTCGCTCTGTTTATGTCGTGA
- a CDS encoding DUF1441 family protein yields MDQEIAALKLNINQLAGITGVHRQTVAARLKNVSPAPGSNSKLKLYLVTDILCELMIPTVSASLEDMPPGDRLAHWKAENERLKFEVDTKQLIPAEDVAREFSLMAKAVVMVLETLPDILERDCALTPVAVSRVQSVIDDLRDQVAQKVMDAEPEEEEPEED; encoded by the coding sequence ATGGACCAGGAAATTGCAGCGTTAAAGCTCAACATCAACCAGCTCGCAGGTATCACCGGCGTGCACCGCCAGACAGTCGCCGCGCGGCTGAAAAATGTCAGCCCGGCCCCCGGCAGTAACAGCAAACTAAAACTCTACCTCGTCACCGATATCCTGTGCGAACTGATGATCCCGACGGTATCCGCCAGTCTTGAGGATATGCCGCCAGGCGATCGGCTTGCACACTGGAAAGCTGAAAACGAGCGGCTGAAATTCGAGGTTGATACAAAGCAGCTCATACCGGCTGAAGATGTTGCCCGTGAGTTTTCATTAATGGCGAAAGCCGTCGTTATGGTGCTTGAAACACTCCCGGACATCCTTGAACGCGACTGCGCGCTGACGCCGGTTGCGGTCTCCCGCGTGCAGAGCGTGATTGATGATCTGCGCGACCAGGTGGCACAAAAAGTGATGGACGCCGAACCAGAGGAGGAAGAGCCAGAGGAGGACTGA
- a CDS encoding phage holin, lambda family: MKMPYKQDFIAALLAAKEQGIGAMLAFAMAYLRGRYNGGPIMKTLIDATMCAMIAWFARDLLDFFGLAKNLSYIASVFIGYVGTDFIGGFIKRFAARKAGVDDANQQ, encoded by the coding sequence ATGAAAATGCCTTACAAACAAGATTTCATTGCTGCTCTACTGGCTGCAAAAGAGCAGGGTATTGGCGCAATGCTGGCGTTTGCAATGGCGTATCTCCGGGGACGCTATAACGGCGGCCCAATCATGAAAACGCTTATCGATGCCACCATGTGCGCGATGATCGCCTGGTTTGCCCGTGACCTGCTGGATTTCTTCGGCCTGGCTAAAAACCTGTCGTATATCGCCAGTGTGTTTATTGGCTACGTAGGTACGGATTTTATCGGCGGCTTCATCAAACGCTTCGCCGCCAGAAAAGCAGGGGTAGATGATGCAAATCAGCAATAA
- a CDS encoding antiterminator Q family protein: protein MRDIQKVLDLWGSWAASDSCNVDFSPIAAGFKGLLPQTGKTRIMCSDNDGLIIEGCMVRLMKKRPYDYHLLVGHYVYRVSKRQMAKKRKKSEKQIRIEMMLAEGFIDGCLSMLDIKLEMDSVTIRQVVES from the coding sequence ATGCGTGATATTCAAAAGGTACTGGATTTGTGGGGATCATGGGCAGCGAGTGACTCATGTAATGTCGATTTTTCGCCGATAGCCGCCGGGTTCAAAGGACTTCTGCCGCAGACAGGGAAGACCAGAATTATGTGCTCAGACAATGACGGATTAATTATCGAAGGTTGCATGGTGCGGTTGATGAAGAAACGGCCCTATGATTATCATCTGCTGGTGGGACACTACGTCTACAGGGTTTCTAAGCGTCAGATGGCAAAAAAAAGGAAGAAGAGCGAAAAGCAAATCCGAATAGAAATGATGCTGGCCGAAGGGTTTATTGATGGCTGTCTATCAATGCTGGACATTAAACTAGAAATGGATTCAGTAACTATAAGGCAGGTCGTCGAAAGCTGA